One stretch of Sporocytophaga myxococcoides DSM 11118 DNA includes these proteins:
- a CDS encoding Nif3-like dinuclear metal center hexameric protein: protein MTKIKDVITFLESFAPLVYQEDYDNSGLLTGNAAAELSGVLITLDLTEEVIEEAKSLGYNLIIAHHPIIFRGLKRLTGSNYVERTVIKAIKYDICLYAIHTNLDNVKNGVNFKIAEKLSLLNPKILAPKTGLLKKLISFVPVANKENVLSSLYKAGAGNIGNYSNCSFQLEGTGSFMPNDKANPHIGKANEPEFITETRIEVIFPGHLQRQVVQALRASHPYEEPAFDILLLENENLETGSGVIGELHEAMDPEAFLKYLKERMDLSVIKFTRLLSGQIKKVAACGGAGNFLLKNAIQQKADVFITSDFKYHEYFDADGKIIIADIGHYESEVFTKELIYELLNKNFTNIAVVLSKINTNPISYI, encoded by the coding sequence ATGACCAAAATTAAAGACGTTATAACCTTTCTTGAATCTTTTGCCCCGCTGGTCTATCAGGAAGATTATGACAATTCAGGGCTCCTCACAGGCAATGCGGCTGCTGAGCTTTCAGGGGTTTTAATAACCCTTGATCTAACTGAAGAGGTTATAGAGGAAGCCAAATCTTTGGGATATAACCTGATTATCGCTCATCATCCAATTATATTCAGAGGCCTAAAAAGACTTACGGGAAGCAATTATGTGGAACGTACAGTGATCAAAGCCATTAAATATGATATTTGCCTGTATGCCATTCATACAAATCTGGATAATGTCAAAAATGGAGTAAACTTTAAAATAGCGGAAAAACTATCACTCCTTAATCCAAAAATCCTTGCACCCAAAACCGGATTGTTAAAAAAGCTTATATCGTTTGTACCGGTTGCCAATAAAGAAAATGTCTTATCATCCCTTTATAAAGCCGGGGCAGGTAATATTGGGAATTACAGCAATTGCAGCTTTCAGCTTGAGGGAACAGGTTCATTTATGCCGAATGACAAGGCTAATCCCCATATAGGAAAAGCCAATGAACCCGAATTTATAACAGAAACGAGAATCGAGGTCATATTTCCAGGACATCTCCAAAGACAGGTAGTTCAGGCGCTGCGTGCTTCTCATCCGTATGAAGAACCGGCTTTTGACATATTATTATTAGAGAATGAGAACTTAGAAACAGGATCCGGTGTTATAGGAGAGCTGCACGAAGCTATGGATCCGGAAGCATTTCTGAAATATTTAAAAGAAAGAATGGATCTGTCAGTAATTAAATTTACACGATTACTTTCAGGACAAATTAAAAAAGTGGCGGCCTGTGGAGGCGCTGGAAACTTTCTTTTAAAGAATGCAATTCAGCAAAAAGCCGATGTATTTATCACATCAGATTTCAAGTATCATGAGTATTTTGATGCCGATGGAAAAATAATCATAGCTGATATTGGCCATTATGAAAGTGAAGTTTTTACAAAAGAGCTAATTTACGAGCTTTTGAACAAAAATTTTACTAATATTGCAGTCGTTTTGTCAAAAATTAACACAAACCCCATAAGTTATATTTAG
- a CDS encoding zinc ribbon domain-containing protein codes for METTIAQKLEALVKLQTIDSKLEEIKKIRGDLPEEVRDLEDELEGYETRVGKYQSDIQNLNDEITKNKLAIKDAEKNIKKYEDQQKNVRNNREYDAITKEVELQQLEIQISEKRTKEYQHKINQKNDDIANTQRILDDRKKDLKQKKDELETLSSESKDEEVKLLKEREKASKSIEERLLNSYNKIRLNANNGLAVVSVKRDACGGCFNTVPPQRQVDIRDKKKLIVCEHCGRIFADVETVVLESAKK; via the coding sequence ATGGAAACCACGATAGCACAAAAACTTGAGGCTCTGGTAAAACTTCAGACCATCGACTCTAAACTCGAGGAAATAAAAAAAATAAGAGGAGACTTACCCGAAGAAGTTAGGGATCTTGAGGATGAGCTTGAAGGATACGAGACAAGGGTTGGCAAGTATCAAAGTGATATCCAAAACCTAAATGACGAAATCACAAAAAACAAGCTTGCAATCAAGGATGCTGAGAAAAATATCAAAAAATATGAAGATCAGCAGAAAAATGTAAGAAACAATAGGGAATACGATGCGATCACTAAAGAAGTTGAGCTACAACAGCTTGAAATTCAAATTAGTGAAAAAAGAACCAAAGAATACCAGCACAAGATCAATCAGAAAAACGACGATATCGCGAATACCCAAAGAATTCTCGATGATAGAAAGAAAGATCTTAAGCAAAAAAAGGATGAGCTTGAAACCTTAAGCTCAGAAAGCAAAGACGAAGAAGTTAAACTTTTAAAAGAAAGAGAAAAAGCTTCAAAATCCATAGAAGAAAGACTACTCAATTCTTACAACAAAATCCGTCTTAACGCAAACAATGGTCTGGCTGTTGTTTCTGTTAAAAGAGATGCCTGCGGCGGATGCTTCAACACTGTTCCTCCACAAAGACAAGTAGATATCAGAGATAAGAAAAAGCTGATTGTTTGCGAACATTGCGGTCGTATTTTCGCAGATGTTGAAACTGTTGTGCTTGAATCTGCAAAAAAATAA
- a CDS encoding tetratricopeptide repeat protein codes for MKIKVSNNLTYKKRATIFVRPFFIFFLITLSPILHAQFSFSEASKAKYHEVLQLRSGTGLTLTKQDQPENGINIYIEHLAETIKMLVEENPALLERYIQQSGAAEITVSELNPHSPYYLFVIGEIKLQRAFVKLKFGEEISSMWELRQAYKTLAENAVKHPDFLPNNKSIGLLKILIGSIPEKYTWIVNLMGMEGSVKEGLEMLRTLSESSNPFATEAKILRIAVLNYILGKESGSEKAVKELYLTDKDNLLYTFLYASISMKNAHSEEAFNILENCPDNGTYLNFAYLRLMLGDIYLQKGFYTKAFYLYKKFLSEYRGVNFKKEAYYKIFLCYWLNNEDSKAMLILPQIIKEGNAIYDGDKHALYFAENRDFSDKNIMKARLAIDGGYFNSAADILEKLSPKNFHSTKDEIEYYYRLARLYHKTDKISEAIKYYKKTIALSGFKKLYFAPNAALQLGYIFRNQNNKEQAIFYFEKALNYKDYYYKNSIDNKARGALNEIKKI; via the coding sequence TTGAAGATTAAAGTTTCTAATAATCTAACCTATAAAAAAAGGGCGACAATTTTTGTACGCCCTTTTTTTATATTTTTTCTCATTACCCTCTCTCCCATTCTACATGCACAATTTTCCTTTTCCGAAGCCAGCAAAGCTAAATATCATGAAGTTCTTCAATTAAGATCCGGAACAGGCTTAACCCTGACAAAACAGGACCAACCTGAAAATGGAATTAATATATATATTGAACATCTGGCCGAAACTATTAAAATGCTTGTGGAAGAAAATCCGGCACTTCTTGAAAGATACATACAACAATCTGGAGCTGCGGAAATCACTGTATCAGAATTAAACCCTCATTCTCCATACTATTTATTCGTTATAGGTGAAATAAAACTTCAAAGGGCATTTGTAAAGCTCAAATTTGGAGAAGAAATCAGTTCCATGTGGGAATTAAGACAGGCCTATAAAACTCTGGCTGAAAATGCAGTTAAACATCCCGATTTCCTTCCCAACAACAAATCGATCGGTCTTTTAAAAATTTTAATTGGTTCAATTCCTGAAAAATATACATGGATTGTAAATCTTATGGGCATGGAAGGAAGTGTTAAAGAAGGACTAGAAATGCTTCGGACATTATCCGAATCTTCAAACCCTTTTGCCACGGAGGCAAAAATACTTCGGATAGCTGTATTAAACTATATCTTAGGAAAGGAAAGTGGATCGGAGAAGGCTGTAAAAGAATTATATCTCACTGATAAAGATAACTTACTGTACACTTTTTTATATGCATCAATTAGCATGAAAAATGCACATTCGGAGGAAGCATTCAATATTCTGGAAAACTGTCCCGATAATGGTACTTACCTCAATTTTGCCTATCTCCGATTAATGCTTGGAGATATTTATCTACAAAAAGGTTTCTATACCAAAGCATTTTACCTATATAAAAAATTTCTTAGTGAATACAGGGGTGTTAATTTTAAAAAAGAAGCCTATTATAAAATTTTCCTTTGTTATTGGCTTAATAATGAAGACAGCAAAGCAATGCTTATACTGCCTCAGATAATAAAAGAAGGCAATGCTATTTACGATGGAGATAAGCATGCACTCTACTTTGCGGAAAACAGAGATTTTTCTGATAAAAATATTATGAAAGCTCGACTGGCCATTGATGGAGGATACTTCAATTCTGCCGCAGATATACTGGAAAAATTATCCCCTAAGAATTTTCACTCCACAAAAGATGAGATTGAATATTATTACAGGCTTGCGAGACTTTATCACAAAACAGATAAAATCTCAGAGGCTATAAAGTATTATAAAAAGACAATAGCCCTTTCGGGCTTCAAAAAATTATATTTTGCCCCAAACGCAGCACTTCAATTAGGTTACATATTCAGAAATCAGAACAATAAAGAACAGGCCATTTTTTACTTCGAAAAGGCTCTTAATTATAAAGACTATTACTACAAAAACAGTATTGACAACAAGGCTCGCGGAGCTTTAAATGAAATAAAAAAAATCTAA
- a CDS encoding RNA polymerase sigma factor, protein MINHQTKEEIARELEWIQASRSDPKHFSHIYNKYYRKIFLFIYKRTDNEDLTADLASHVFLQALINIKKYEFKGLPFSAFLFRIATNEVNLYYRKTKAVRSINIEEADILELKEELHLDKTEDLEDGMLKAMEYLDEKEIQLIELRFFDQKSFKEVGYILGITENNAKVKTYRILDKLREILNQRFKA, encoded by the coding sequence TTGATTAACCATCAGACCAAAGAAGAAATTGCCAGGGAACTGGAATGGATACAGGCCTCCAGGTCTGACCCAAAACATTTCTCCCATATATATAATAAATATTATAGAAAGATTTTTCTGTTTATATATAAAAGAACCGACAATGAGGACCTGACGGCAGATCTTGCAAGTCATGTGTTTCTTCAGGCACTTATAAACATCAAAAAGTATGAGTTTAAAGGGCTCCCCTTTTCGGCATTTCTTTTTCGCATAGCCACAAACGAAGTGAATTTGTATTACAGAAAAACAAAAGCGGTACGTTCTATTAACATTGAAGAGGCTGATATCCTGGAACTGAAGGAAGAGCTTCACCTGGATAAAACCGAAGACCTTGAAGATGGAATGCTCAAAGCCATGGAATATCTGGATGAGAAAGAAATTCAGTTGATAGAACTGAGGTTCTTTGATCAGAAATCGTTCAAAGAAGTTGGATATATTCTAGGAATAACTGAAAATAACGCAAAAGTAAAAACGTACAGAATATTAGATAAATTAAGGGAAATCCTTAATCAAAGATTTAAAGCCTGA
- a CDS encoding DUF4296 domain-containing protein translates to MKKFFLVLLLAAASCKGPAEEIPEDILPKEKMVQLLIRIHIAEAAVGIKNLSSDSASKLYKSYQNKIFKEEAVGDSAYAKSYSFYVTRPELMDQIYGAVVDSLSLRETRGKLE, encoded by the coding sequence GTGAAAAAGTTTTTTTTGGTTTTATTATTGGCTGCTGCATCTTGCAAGGGGCCTGCAGAAGAAATTCCAGAGGATATTCTTCCAAAGGAAAAGATGGTTCAGCTACTTATAAGAATTCATATTGCAGAAGCTGCAGTAGGAATTAAAAATCTATCTTCGGACTCAGCTTCAAAGCTTTATAAGTCTTACCAGAATAAAATCTTTAAAGAAGAGGCTGTCGGGGACTCGGCTTATGCCAAAAGTTATTCCTTTTATGTGACCAGGCCTGAGCTGATGGATCAAATTTATGGTGCAGTAGTAGATAGTCTGAGTCTTCGGGAGACAAGAGGTAAACTGGAGTAG
- a CDS encoding DUF58 domain-containing protein, whose translation MKELLKKIRKYEIQIRKAVNNHMHGDFHSVFKGSGLEFDDVRSYQYGDDVRTIDWNVSAKGHGTFVKTFKEEKEQNVFFILDVSASQEIGKNTRKIDIAREICAVLALSAVKDNGSVGLICFSDQKEAYIKPDKGMRHAYQMIGTLFNLTPNSIKTDLQKSLKFTLTMLKKKSVVIFISDFIDEGYNTNLSALAHKHDLVVIHLNDPREIKFPNLGIIPLYDKETKKTIWVNSSSSKFREKINKGYAENKLKLEQFCRRNGANYLWVNTNEDYLTKLVQLFKIRRMRSKR comes from the coding sequence ATGAAAGAACTACTGAAGAAAATACGGAAATACGAAATACAGATAAGAAAAGCAGTGAATAATCACATGCATGGTGATTTTCATTCTGTATTTAAAGGATCAGGTTTGGAATTTGACGATGTGCGCTCTTATCAGTATGGAGACGATGTCAGGACAATTGACTGGAACGTTTCAGCCAAAGGCCATGGCACTTTTGTCAAGACGTTTAAGGAAGAAAAAGAACAAAATGTATTCTTCATTCTGGATGTAAGTGCTTCTCAGGAAATAGGAAAAAATACCAGGAAAATTGACATTGCCAGGGAAATATGCGCAGTATTGGCTCTATCTGCAGTCAAAGATAATGGAAGTGTTGGACTGATATGTTTCAGTGATCAGAAAGAGGCATACATAAAACCTGATAAAGGTATGCGTCATGCCTATCAAATGATTGGTACCCTTTTTAACCTGACTCCCAATTCAATTAAAACAGACCTGCAGAAATCTTTAAAATTTACATTAACCATGCTAAAGAAAAAAAGCGTGGTAATCTTTATTTCAGACTTTATAGACGAGGGTTATAACACCAACCTTTCCGCTCTTGCACACAAGCATGACCTGGTTGTTATTCACCTCAATGATCCCAGAGAGATTAAATTTCCCAATTTAGGCATCATCCCCCTTTATGATAAAGAAACCAAAAAGACAATCTGGGTTAATTCTTCTTCTTCCAAATTCAGAGAAAAAATTAATAAAGGATATGCTGAAAACAAACTTAAACTTGAGCAATTTTGCAGGAGAAATGGAGCTAATTATCTTTGGGTAAATACAAACGAAGACTATTTAACCAAACTAGTTCAGCTATTTAAAATAAGAAGAATGCGAAGTAAAAGATAG
- a CDS encoding vWA domain-containing protein, with protein sequence MFDFLKDISDWFSWNWLFPSTLKSYHWESLYFLYLIPVIPLLVLLRWAFYYRFRQKMDVAFPLKDLNYSWFVGKLRFVPYFFIIISIWLLLIALARPQKANETAEVFKEGIDIVLVLDISESMELEDLHPDRLSAAKNIASRFIESRKEDRIGLVVFSGDAFSLSPLTTDHQLVQSFIAELSSRMIESGGSAIGNAIGVAINRLRESQSKSKVMIVISDGENTAGNLNPLMAAKLAKAFGIKIYSIAIGREGKVAWGKDTKGKKAYVDSHLDESTLRKIAQISDGRFFRASNRKALEQTFTLIDSYEKGIIRENRFKNTRDYYQVYLFWAMIIYLLWLFLKSTFISNALED encoded by the coding sequence ATGTTTGATTTTTTAAAAGATATATCAGACTGGTTTTCCTGGAATTGGCTTTTTCCTTCCACTTTGAAGTCATACCACTGGGAGTCTCTTTATTTTCTATATCTGATTCCGGTGATTCCCCTTTTAGTCTTACTTAGATGGGCGTTTTACTATCGTTTTAGGCAAAAGATGGATGTTGCTTTTCCGTTAAAGGATCTCAATTACTCTTGGTTTGTCGGCAAGCTGAGGTTTGTTCCATACTTTTTTATCATCATCAGTATTTGGCTTTTGCTTATCGCATTGGCTCGTCCGCAAAAGGCGAACGAAACCGCAGAAGTTTTTAAGGAAGGTATTGATATCGTTCTAGTCCTTGACATTTCTGAATCAATGGAATTAGAGGATCTGCATCCTGACAGGCTCTCAGCTGCAAAAAATATTGCTTCTCGCTTTATCGAATCAAGAAAGGAAGACAGAATAGGTCTTGTAGTTTTCTCAGGTGATGCCTTTTCTTTATCACCATTAACAACAGACCATCAGTTAGTGCAGAGCTTCATTGCAGAACTGTCTTCGAGAATGATTGAAAGCGGAGGCTCTGCCATAGGAAATGCAATAGGTGTAGCAATAAACAGACTGCGGGAATCACAATCAAAATCAAAGGTGATGATTGTTATTAGTGATGGGGAGAATACAGCAGGAAACCTGAACCCACTCATGGCGGCTAAACTTGCAAAAGCCTTCGGAATAAAAATATACTCTATTGCAATAGGCCGTGAAGGAAAGGTTGCCTGGGGAAAAGATACGAAAGGGAAAAAAGCATATGTAGATTCTCATCTGGATGAATCTACATTAAGAAAAATTGCCCAAATCAGCGACGGTAGATTTTTCAGAGCTTCGAATAGAAAAGCTTTGGAACAAACCTTTACACTTATAGATTCTTACGAAAAAGGAATAATCAGGGAAAACAGATTCAAAAATACTCGTGATTACTATCAGGTTTATTTATTCTGGGCAATGATAATTTACCTGTTATGGCTGTTTTTAAAATCTACTTTTATCTCTAATGCACTAGAGGATTAG